One genomic segment of Clavelina lepadiformis chromosome 3, kaClaLepa1.1, whole genome shotgun sequence includes these proteins:
- the LOC143449509 gene encoding hippocalcin-like protein 1, which translates to MGLGCCKVTTSKMQNKVAKDLSRHTGLTVIELKSYYNDFMKDYPRGHISKQQFREVYEKFVPNANRTQERVEKVFKRFDQNNDGTIDFREFMFALSALSSGTLEQKLSLAFYLYDENGDGVLSFEEVLQIVEVMYTMDDSPRDKDGLPAAEVFARRLFNELDVDKNGIITLGEFTSVGCKDSTIANLLLANVDQRD; encoded by the exons ATGGGCCTCGGATGCTGCAAAGTTACTActtcaaaaatgcaaaataaagtcGCCAAAGATCTATCCAGACATACGGGATTAACCGTTATAGAATTGAAAAGCTATTACAACGATTTCATGAAG GACTATCCAAGGGGTCATATAAGCAAACAACAATTTCGGGaagtttatgaaaaatttgttcCGAACGCTAACCGCACGCAAGAAAGAGTGGAGAAAGTTTTTAAGAGATTTGATCAAAACAATGATG GGACGATCGATTTTCGGGAATTTATGTTTGCGTTAAGTGCTCTTTCAAGTGGAACTCTCGAGCAAAAGCTTTCGTTGGCCTTTTACCTGTATGACGAAAATGGAGATGGAGTTTTATCTTTTGAAGAAGTCCTGCAAATTGTGGAG GTGATGTACACTATGGATGATAGTCCGAGAGACAAAGACGGCCTTCCAGCAGCAGAAGTTTTTGCTCGAAGGTTATTTAACGAATTAGATGTGGACAAAAACG GTATTATTACGTTGGGAGAATTCACGAGCGTCGGGTGCAAAGATTCGACGATCGCTAATTTACTACTTGCAAACGTTGACCAACGAGACTAA